From Acipenser ruthenus chromosome 23, fAciRut3.2 maternal haplotype, whole genome shotgun sequence, the proteins below share one genomic window:
- the LOC117413329 gene encoding zinc finger protein Rlf-like isoform X1, protein MADGEGETEMGPKERAEKTGEDSPFALDSLLKNLRELEDELRQQDVSVTSSGDYCSSFCEMLVQYAGSRNAQEHGLSLLEVYRLSIQSFALARPHLTTECENVLLVLGRLALSCFELLLSVPENEIPYEVWLQFHQSVLSAHKALLEFGNGVLLALLEITSEGGAWRNPVLLRILTQQPTEPQEVSKFIAGEGPAFLEMRIKHLIKTNNVPQAMLLAKLCAESCEIAHQTPFRQVYISHLCDMLPSEEAIQEISNVDCKEILDMVCNLEAEGQENQAFILCTTYLTQQLQKGNMYCSWELTLFWSKLQRRIDPSLETFLDRCRRFGVIAKTAYHLLFLVRVIQTETEELGLAVSVELCVRALQIPSQDNADTKMSVCKMVACLLPDDLEVRRGCQLTEFLLGPTQEAYNLLEELYLKPDQKYDEGNSIVPISLRCEVLLALKAHWPFDPEFWDWKTLKRNCLKRLGVELLDESGEEELHDGEQQANDQGESVAHQSHSGESFLSDKEDEKEQQQVTQTQAGWKKKKKQVGTSERYKRWLQYKFSCVICSREVIEARILHHAKTHMVNGVFTCPICLQKFEGKHKFVPHLAEHVRMPARRSEQPKKKIEKKKKVKVEIVEEGGGMEELELGEIKIDCSTLEDEALQSSRKPAEDDYITFSYIAENFELRDRDIYPCPATDCLRLFKHFKYLSVHLKAEHPESDVNARHYLEMKDRREKCTFCRRHFLTPFHHRQHRRVHYGKLPYMCVAAGCGARFNSTNELVAHKQAHGYQLSYQCELKGCSLTFSDLGQLYHHEAQHFRDAAYSCIHPGCKKFYYSKKEFAKHLASHGLTFSEDNLMSYRKVKQDFEGPLGESVVGPVEGSKAENTDVPKSILEELVSGIKTETPDFSQLAENPTTASVPPASGSLTGTLTSVAVCFDGKKFTCGFEGCGLTFIQARDIQRHLKNVHPLQFKRHKKGERTKKMCKKSASSRKHQSQSRKPLRFQEHSSGGHSSLLPDPELGHSDPLSTEIDFPNPAETQPSSSNEESLIEILARLSQLSLKTPIIAASSPTTHSVVVSSFSQVSLPSTAGDNPPTKPTGKKAALKSQPHQCGYKKELPAATAEEPSTPPLPPQLPSQHNKQVSQFLVQASNKPYFCELKDCKYRSVARAALLVHYLKKHSMSKDKVMGMEMFHRKFKPFECHLCPSAFTRKSQLRLHLMSQHKLSETLVAQMSCSKKRRGDRDKNNAEKVPDSYGSGVSLDPELPEKGQQKKEASNWGKKFQKRRRVGVYNTEFEKKLQEEEMEEEETVVKAMLPAIEDNGEEEAREGRGSRRLVAKGNLCYILTKYNKPFECVHKGCSSAFTNQNGLIRHLRLVHRYNRDQLCMEGGQQQGGGAKKDRNCSKRFRRLSGLARHSEEFHRPEPEGSPEPEETPEPEGSPEPEETPEPEESLEAQTLASEEPIPQFSCSYSDCTASYHLYSSLLRHQHLLHRDQTLQPCNRKRTRSNLRCTYEGCTRVFSHRNNYEQHVFCMHRNNYDSFVLRLQNEKEEDRNKGASGCQKKLISVIATPSPSVSPPLQSPPRQGKGPAKKVFMKGNLLLRTPEEALQMCEDRNIPVAYPCMVQDCESVVTLESSLIRHYKHCHNIRRTYLGKHYDKLVNNAEKLEATIQKNSTPPVPTLLDKAVNMEYQKELKNPLASELPVSLPSIKSSLDEQDHLGFGEEVSENDFTLDADGLLYGEAVKKSRCYSSNGGQPRRNGFGFEKKPEPPPPPPPTLLCFSREDGFLDLTCKGGGKGTGSFSSVSRPPLKRKNEQADPLLTAKENYQCPRNLHNRSPTPRTFDLKTYKPMGFESSFLKFIQESEGKDEVFEESPPEPQVVIKRRDAHRRGCSVKENSRRRLGRNKNGSLVHGKLSAFQPLLSAGESATVQNLRSILDKALADCGDLALKQLHYLKPVVVLERSKFSTSLLDLFPTKKADELCLASS, encoded by the exons ATGGCGGACGGGGAGGGAGAAACGGAGATGGGGCCGAAAGAACGAGCAGAAAAAACGGGAGAGGATTCTCCTTTCGCCCTGGACAGCCTGCTGAAGAACCTGCGTGAGCTGGAGGACGAGCTCCGGCAGCAGGACGTCTCGGTTACTTCGTCCGGCGACTACTGCAGCAGCTTCTGTGAG ATGCTTGTTCAGTATGCTGGCAGTCGGAATGCTCAGGAGCATGGCCTGTCTTTGCTGGAAGTTTATCGGCTGTCCATACAGAGCTTTGCTCTTGCAAGGCCTCACCTCACCACAGAATGTGAAAACGTGCTGTTGGTACTCGGACGGCTAGCGCT GAGCTGTTTTGAGCTGCTACTTTCAGTGCCTGAAAACGAAATACCATATGAAGTTTGGCTGCAGTTTCATCAGTCTGTACTG AGTGCTCACAAAGCCTTGCTGGAATTTGGTAACGGTGTTCTGCTAGCTCTGCTGGAGATCACCAGTGAAGGCGGTGCTTGGAGGAACCCAGTGCTCTTAAGAATTCTCACTCAGCAGCCCACTGAACCACAAGAAG TGAGTAAATTCATTGCAGGGGAAGGTCCTGCTTTCCTGGAGATGCGGATAAAGCACTTAATCAAGACAAACAACGTACCTCAGGCCATGCTGCTGGCTAAGCTGTGTGCCGAGAGTTGCGAGATTGCGCACCAAACGCCCTTTCGCCAGGTCTATATCTCCCATCTCTGTGACATGCTGCCCAGCGAGGAGGCTATCCAGGAG ATTTCCAATGTGGACTGTAAAGAGATTCTGGATATGGTCTGTAACCTGGAGGCCGAAGGACAGGAGAATCAAGCCTTTATACTCTGCACCACATATCTCACACAGCAGCTGCAGAAGGGAAATATGTATTGCTCATG GGAGCTGACCCTTTTCTGGAGCAAGTTACAAAGAAGAATCGATCCTTCCTTGGAGACCTTTTTAGATCGCTGCCGGAGGTTTGGTGTCATAGCTAAAACAGCATACCACCTGCTGTTCTTGGTCAGAGTTATTCAGACGGAG ACAGAAGAGCTTGGTCTGGCTGTGTCAGTTGAGCTTTGTGTAAGGGCCCTCCAGATCCCATCCCAGGACAATGCAGACACCAAGATGTCTGTTTGCAAAATGGTAGCTTGCCTTCTGCCTGATGACCTGGAAGTGCGTCGTGGCTGCCAGCTCACAGAGTTCCTCCTGGGTCCGACACAGGAGGCCTACAACCTGCTGGAAGAGCTGTACCTGAAGCCTGACCAGAAATACGACGAAGGGAACAGCATCGTCCCCATCTCTCTGCGCTGCGAAGTCCTTCTGGCCCTCAAAGCGCACTGGCCTTTCGACCCTGAATTCTGGGACTGGAAGACTTTAAAACGCAACTGCCTTAAGCGGTTGGGTGTGGAGCTGTTGGATGAGTCTGGGGAAGAGGAGCTCCATGATGGAGAGCAGCAAGCAAACGATCAAGGGGAGAGTGTAGCCCACCAAAGCCATTCAGGAGAGAGCTTCCTTTCTGACAAGGAGGATGAGAAAGAGCAGCAGCAAGTGACACAGACTCAGGCGGGttggaaaaagaagaaaaagcaaGTAGGCACCTCTGAACGATACAAGAGGTGGCTGCAGTACAAGTTCTCCTGTGTGATCTGCAGCAGGGAGGTGATTGAGGCACGGATACTGCACCATGCCAAGACACACATGGTGAATGGTGTCTTCACCTGCCCTATCTGCCTCCAAAAGTTCGAGGGCAAGCACAAGTTTGTGCCACACCTCGCAGAGCATGTTCGCATGCCTGCCAGGAGAAGTgaacaacctaaaaaaaaaatagaaaagaagaaaaaggtgAAGGTGGAAATAGTGGAGGAAGGAGGAGGCATGGAGGAGTTAGAACTAGGAGAGATTAAGATTGATTGCTCCACCCTGGAGGATGAAGCATTACAGTCTTCTAGGAAGCCAGCGGAGGACGATTACATCACCTTCAGCTATATTGCTGAGAATTTTGAGCTGAGGGACAGAGACATTTACCCTTGTCCTGCCACCGACTGCCTTAGACTATTCAAGCACTTCAAGTACCTAAGTGTGCACCTCAAAGCGGAGCACCCAGAGTCAGACGTCAATGCAAGGCACTATTTGGAGATGAAGGACCGTCGGGAAAAGTGCACTTTCTGTCGCCGCCACTTCCTTACCCCCTTTCACCATCGACAGCACAGGCGTGTGCACTACGGAAAGCTGCCTTACATGTGTGTGGCTGCTGGCTGTGGTGCCCGCTTCAACTCCACCAATGAACTGGTGGCCCATAAACAGGCGCACGGTTACCAGCTGAGCTACCAATGTGAGCTGAAGGGCTGCAGCCTGACTTTCAGCGATCTGGGGCAGCTCTATCACCATGAGGCCCAGCACTTCAGAGATGCTGCATACAGCTGCATTCATCCCGGCTGCAAGAAGTTCTATTACTCCAAGAAGGAGTTTGCAAAGCACCTGGCCTCTCATGGTTTAACCTTCTCTGAGGATAACTTAATGTCTTATAGGAAAGTAAAACAGGATTTTGAGGGGCCACTAGGGGAATCTGTTGTAGGTCCTGTTGAAGGAAGTAAAGCTGAAAACACAGATGTCCCAAAATCCATCTTGGAAGAACTCGTGAGTGGAATAAAAACAGAGACTCCAGACTTCTCACAATTAGCTGAGAACCCCACCACTGCATCTGTTCCTCCAGCCAGTGGGTCACTCACTGGCACCTTGACCAGTGTGGCAGTCTGCTTTGACGGCAAAAAATTCACATGCGGTTTTGAGGGCTGTGGTCTGACCTTCATCCAGGCAAGAGACATACAGAGACATCTGAAGAACGTTCATCCTTTGCAGTTCAAGCGCCATAAAAAGGGAGAGAGAACCAAAAAAATGTGCAAGAAAAGTGCCTCAAGTAGAAAGCACCAGAGCCAGAGCAGAAAACCACTTCGCTTTCAGGAACACAGTTCAGGCGGCCATTCCAGTTTGTTGCCTGACCCTGAATTGGGACACAGTGATCCCCTTTCTACTGAAATAGACTTTCCAAACCCTGCTGAAACTCAACCAAGCTCCAGCAATGAGGAGTCTTTGATAGAAATACTGGCACGCCTGAGCCAGCTGAGTTTGAAGACGCCCATAATTGCTGCTTCCTCTCCGACGACCCATTCTGTTGTGGTGTCTTCCTTTTCACAGGTGTCTCTTCCTTCCACCGCTGGTGATAACCCCCCAACCAAGCCAACGGGCAAGAAGGCAGCTTTGAAATCCCAGCCTCACCAGTGTGGCTACAAGAAGGAACTACCAGCAGCAACGGCTGAGGAACCGTCAACTCCTCCTTTGCCACCACAGCTGCCCTCGCAGCACAACAAACAGGTATCCCAGTTTCTGGTTCAAGCCAGCAATAAGCCCTATTTCTGCGAACTCAAGGATTGCAAGTATAGGAGTGTGGCTCGGGCAGCTCTCTTGGTTCACTACCTTAAAAAGCACAGCATGTCCAAGGATAAGGTGATGGGGATGGAGATGTTCCACAGGAAGTTCAAGCCCTTTGAGTGTCACCTTTGCCCTAGTGCTTTTACCAGGAAATCACAACTAAGGCTGCACTTGATGAGCCAGCACAAGCTCAGCGAAACATTGGTAGCACAGATGAGTTGTTCGAAGAAGAGGAGGGGCGACAGAGATAAGAATAATGCAGAGAAAGTGCCAGATTCCTACGGCAGTGGCGTAAGCCTTGATCCAGAACTGCCAGAAAAGGGGCAACAGAAAAAGGAGGCTTCAAACTGGGGGAAAAAATTCCAAAAACGTAGGAGGGTTGGGGTTTACAATACTGAATTTGAGAAAAAATTGCAGGAAGAGGAGATGGAGGAAGAGGAGACTGTTGTAAAAGCCATGTTACCTGCCATAGAGGATAACGGCGAGGAGGAGGCCAGGGAGGGGCGGGGAAGCAGACGTTTGGTGGCCAAAGGCAATCTGTGTTACATCCTGACCAAATACAACAAGCCTTTTGAGTGTGTGCACAAGGGCTGCAGTTCAGCCTTCACCAACCAGAATGGCCTCATCAGGCACCTTCGGTTAGTGCACCGCTACAACCGAGATCAGCTGTGTATGGAGGGTGGCCAGCAACAAGGTGGGGGAGCCAAAAAGGACAGGAACTGCAGCAAGCGCTTTCGCAGGTTATCTGGCCTGGCTAGGCACAGTGAGGAGTTCCACAGACCGGAGCCAGAGGGATCCCCAGAGCCAGAGGAAACCCCAGAGCCAGAAGGGTCCCCAGAGCCAGAGGAAACCCCAGAGCCAGAGGAATCCCTGGAGGCGCAGACTTTGGCTTCAGAGGAACCCATACCTCAGTTCAGCTGCAGCTACAGTGATTGCACAGCCAGCTACCACCTTTACAGCAGCTTGCTGCGGCACCAGCACCTGTTACACAGGGACCAGACCCTGCAGCCATGCAATAGGAAACGCACACGTAGCAACCTCCGCTGCACCTACGAAGGCTGCACCCGAGTCTTCTCCCACCGCAATAACTACGAGCAGCATGTCTTCTGCATGCACAGGAACAACTACGACTCCTTTGTTCTCCGGCTCCAGAATGAGAAGGAAGAGGACAGAAACAAAGGGGCCAGTGGTTGCCAAAAAAAATTAATCTCTGTCATTGCCACTCCATCTCCCAGTGTCAGCCCTCCACTGCAGTCACCTCCAAGACAGGGAAAAGGGCCTGCTAAGAAGGTTTTTATGAAAGGCAATCTTTTGCTCAGGACACCCGAGGAGGCCCTGCAGATGTGTGAGGACAGGAATATTCCAGTGGCGTACCCTTGCATGGTGCAGGACTGCGAGTCAGTGGTCACACTAGAGAGCAGCCTGATCCGTCACTACAAGCACTGTCACAACATAAGACGTACCTACCTGGGGAAACACTATGATAAGCTGGTCAACAATGCAGAGAAACTGGAGGCGACGATCCAGAAGAACTCCACACCACCTGTCCCAACACTGCTAGATAAAGCAGtgaatatggaataccaaaaggAGCTGAAGAACCCTTTGGCCTCAGAGTTGCCTGTAAGCCTGCCTTCCATAAAATCATCCCTGGATGAGCAGGACCATTTGGGTTTTGGAGAAGAGGTCTCTGAAAACGACTTTACTTTGGACGCTGATGGCCTCCTTTATGGTGAGGCAGTAAAGAAAAGCAGATGCTACAGCAGCAATGGGGGGCAGCCCCGGAGAAACGGCTTTGGGTTTGAGAAGAAGCCagaaccaccaccacctccaccccCAACATTGCTTTGTTTTAGCAGAGAGGACGGTTTTCTGGATTTAACCTGCAAGGGAGGTGGCAAGGGGACGGGGTCCTTCTCCAGCGTCTCTAGGCCACCCCTGAAACGCAAGAATGAGCAGGCGGACCCCCTCCTGACAGCCAAAGAGAACTATCAATGCCCCCGCAACCTCCATAACCGGAGCCCCACACCCAGGACATTCGACCTGAAGACCTATAAACCCATGGGCTTTGAGTCATCCTTCCTCAAGTTCATCCAGGAAAGTGAGGGCAAGGATGAGGTCTTTGAGGAAAGCCCCCCTGAGCCCCAGGTTGTCATTAAACGCAGGGATGCTCACAGGCGGGGCTGCTCTGTGAAAGAGAACAGTCGGAGAAGATTGGGGCGAAACAAAAATGGCTCGCTGGTACATGGCAAGCTGTCAGCGTTTCAGCCTCTGCTGTCTGCAGGTGAATCTGCCACAGTGCAGAACCTGAGGTCCATCTTGGACAAAGCACTGGCAGACTGTGGGGACCTAGCCCTCAAACAGCTGCATTATCTCAAGCCAGTGGTGGTGCTTGAGAGGTCTAAGTTTTCGACATCTTTGTTAGATCTGTTTCCAACAAAAAAGGCAGATGAACTTTGTCTGGCGAGTTCTTGA